DNA sequence from the Pedobacter schmidteae genome:
TATATTTCACCATCTTTTTGGCATCAACCTGCGTTATTTTTGGATGGGCAGCCATAGGAATTTGTCCCCATACACCGCTTCCTCCTTTAATTACTTTTCCTGATAACAGGGTAATGTTGGCATCTGTAGCTGCATATTTTTTTGCAATATCAGCATAAGCAGGCCCAACCAGCTTACCTTCTGGTTTGTGACAGGCAAAACAATCTGATTTTGAAATC
Encoded proteins:
- a CDS encoding c-type cytochrome, with amino-acid sequence MNRTTIFSSCLAIGIFLSGVAKSQTTDPKKDIEAGKLLISKSDCFACHKPEGKLVGPAYADIAKKYAATDANITLLSGKVIKGGSGVWGQIPMAAHPKITQVDAKKMVKYILSLAPAKK